The region CGCGGCCGAGCGCGTCGGTCCGCGAAGCACCAGCGCCACCACGCCTCCGCCGGTTGCGGGTGCCACGGACGGCTCGCTGGTTCGGCGCTCGGCCGCCCGGCGTGCGTCCTCGGAAGCGATCAGCCTTCGTTCGGTCTCTGCACGTTCGCGCGGCGCCTGCACCAGACCGAGCCACGCGGGATAGGCGAGCAGCAGGGCGACCAGCGCCAGCGCGGGCTGCAGGGCCCGCACCGGTGCCGGCGCGCCAACGAACCCGGCGCGCACCGCGGCGAACCAGCCCGGGGATGCGGCGGCACGCATCAGCGCGACGTCTTCGCGGCACGCCGAGCACTCCCGCACATGGACTCCGGTGGTTGCGAGGGCTGCCAGCGGCTCCGAGTCGGCAGCACTCACGTAACGGGCGAGCTGGTCCGAAGAGGGATGGCGCCCGGCCAAAGCGGAGACGCGCTTCGTCTCGGCGAGCAGCGCGTGCGCCGCCTGCGCGGCGGCCCGGCAGTGATCGCACGTCGTGACATGACGCTCGACCTCGGCCGCGCGCGCAGCCTCCAGCGCTCCGCGCGCCCAATCCGAAATCAGCGGCTCCGCCTG is a window of Candidatus Eisenbacteria bacterium DNA encoding:
- a CDS encoding zf-HC2 domain-containing protein, with product MTHEQAEPLISDWARGALEAARAAEVERHVTTCDHCRAAAQAAHALLAETKRVSALAGRHPSSDQLARYVSAADSEPLAALATTGVHVRECSACREDVALMRAAASPGWFAAVRAGFVGAPAPVRALQPALALVALLLAYPAWLGLVQAPRERAETERRLIASEDARRAAERRTSEPSVAPATGGGVVALVLRGPTRSAATLPTLRLQPGQLEQPLLLDASPPDVRLSIRITGASGVAVWSVTGPREEFWDASNQLVGVRVPATLLAPGDYRIELAAAGHPEPLLTAEFRILPPR